Proteins encoded by one window of Burkholderia plantarii:
- a CDS encoding phospholipase A, protein MRHRSRRRLALPCSTRRVLAALIPAASLACATMPARATVSLVQPPREAAASAPLTLTLIYADDDRAPLSITTPDALEVTVTNAEQPPVPVRLAREPGVPARFTLRAGQFRKVRFSAPWPDSARGTVTITPVGFDASAAVVSLDRGPNQARVAQAEAAEAHQTTPAGVAAAATTVAATAGTPPPTADALTTGAQGLLSRISYYEPMFIGAGVNGDVTAKLQLSFKYRLHMPDDPSSRALLDNLYFGYTQTSIWDLSADSSPFRDTSYKPRLFYYVADTGLRSSWFTRMGFAAGIGHESNGKAGTDSRSLNIAFVQPTWEFGDLSDYHLQVSPMLYYYVGISDNRDIADYRGYMDLLVKYGSPNGWQLATTLRKGTHHWYGSVDTQLSYPLAKLFGNAWGGYLWFGFFDGYGEDLLDYNQRQHWIARVGVSIAR, encoded by the coding sequence ATGCGCCATCGCTCCCGCCGTCGCCTCGCCCTGCCCTGTTCCACCCGCCGCGTGCTCGCCGCGCTGATCCCCGCCGCCTCGCTCGCCTGCGCCACCATGCCGGCGCGCGCCACCGTCTCGCTCGTGCAGCCGCCGCGCGAAGCCGCCGCCAGCGCGCCGCTCACGCTGACGCTGATCTACGCGGACGACGACCGCGCGCCGCTCTCGATCACCACGCCGGACGCGCTCGAGGTGACCGTCACCAACGCCGAGCAGCCGCCGGTGCCGGTCCGGCTCGCGCGCGAGCCCGGCGTGCCGGCGCGCTTCACGCTGCGCGCCGGCCAGTTCCGCAAGGTGCGATTTTCCGCGCCGTGGCCCGACAGCGCGCGCGGCACGGTGACCATCACGCCGGTCGGCTTCGACGCCTCGGCCGCCGTGGTCTCGCTCGATCGCGGCCCGAATCAGGCGCGCGTCGCGCAGGCCGAAGCAGCGGAGGCGCACCAGACGACGCCGGCCGGCGTGGCCGCGGCCGCCACCACCGTCGCCGCGACGGCCGGCACGCCGCCGCCGACCGCCGACGCGCTGACCACCGGCGCGCAGGGCCTGCTGTCGAGAATCTCGTACTACGAACCCATGTTCATCGGCGCGGGCGTGAACGGCGACGTCACCGCCAAGCTGCAGCTGAGCTTCAAGTACCGGCTGCACATGCCCGACGATCCGTCGTCGCGCGCGCTGCTCGACAACCTGTATTTCGGCTACACGCAGACCTCGATCTGGGATCTGTCCGCCGATTCGAGCCCGTTTCGCGACACCAGCTACAAGCCGCGGCTGTTCTACTACGTGGCCGACACCGGCCTGCGCAGCAGCTGGTTCACGCGGATGGGTTTCGCGGCCGGGATCGGCCATGAATCGAACGGCAAGGCCGGCACCGACTCGCGCAGCCTGAACATCGCGTTCGTGCAGCCGACCTGGGAGTTCGGCGACCTGTCGGATTACCACCTGCAGGTGTCGCCGATGCTCTACTACTACGTCGGCATCAGCGACAACCGCGACATCGCCGACTATCGCGGCTACATGGACCTGCTCGTCAAGTACGGCAGCCCGAACGGCTGGCAGCTGGCCACCACGCTGCGCAAGGGCACCCACCACTGGTACGGCAGCGTCGACACGCAGCTGTCGTACCCGCTCGCGAAACTGTTCGGCAACGCCTGGGGTGGCTATCTGTGGTTCGGCTTCTTCG